A window of the Cucurbita pepo subsp. pepo cultivar mu-cu-16 unplaced genomic scaffold, ASM280686v2 Cp4.1_scaffold000281, whole genome shotgun sequence genome harbors these coding sequences:
- the LOC111784839 gene encoding probable prefoldin subunit 4: MQQGGGSESEVTWEDQQNINKFSRLNNRFHELEDEIRTAKETNDNLEDASNELILSDEDVIRFHIGEVFAHVPREEVEGRLEEMKEENVKNLEKLEEEKDSIVAQMAELKKILYGKFKDSINLEDD; the protein is encoded by the exons ATGCAGCAG GGCGGAGGATCTGAATCGGAGGTCACATGGGAGGACCAacagaatattaataaatttagtagGTTGAACAATCGGTTCCATGAGCTTGAGGATGAGATTAGAACAGCGAAG GAAACAAATGATAATCTAGAGGATGCAAGTAATGAGTTGATTCTCAGTGATGAAGACGTGATTCGTTTTCATATTGGGGAAGTTTTTGCTCATGTACCAAGGGAAGAAGTAGAAGGCAGGTtggaagaaatgaaagaggaGAATGTTAAGAACTTGGAGAAACTCGAGGAAGAAAAGGATTCTATCGTGGCCCAGATGGCTGAGTTGAAGAAAATTCTgtatggaaagttcaaagactCCATCAATCTAGAGGATGATTAA
- the LOC111784845 gene encoding PRA1 family protein E-like: MSPVKFSAGYGTVPSPAASTSAGVPPSFPSSSSFLERAKSTTQSLIATRRPWRELFDFSAFSLPFSYDDAMARIRQNVDYFRVNYALVMLIIVFFSLFWHPISIIVFLLIFVGWLFCYFLRDQPLVLFNQTFDDKIVLGVLSIVTIIALVSTDVGSNVLGALITGVAVVGLHAAFRITADHFLDEETAAEGGLLSVVGNQQQQQ; encoded by the coding sequence ATGTCACCGGTAAAATTCTCCGCCGGCTACGGCACCGTACCCTCTCCGGCTGCCTCCACCTCCGCCGGAGTTCCACCATCTTTCCCTTCCAGTTCCTCCTTCCTCGAACGTGCTAAATCCACCACGCAATCCCTAATCGCCACACGGCGGCCATGGCGAGAGCTCTTCGATTTCTCCGCCTTTTCTCTCCCTTTCAGCTATGACGACGCCATGGCCAGAATCCGCCAGAACGTCGACTACTTTCGTGTTAATTACGCCTTGGTGATGCTCATAATCGTTTTCTTCAGCCTGTTCTGGCACCCGATTTCGATCATCGTATTTCTCCTCATCTTCGTTGGTTGGTTGTTCTGCTACTTCCTTCGCGACCAGCCTCTCGTTCTCTTCAACCAAACATTCGATGATAAAATTGTTTTGGGGGTTTTGAGCATTGTTACCATCATTGCTCTTGTTTCTACTGATGTCGGATCGAATGTTTTGGGAGCCCTAATTACAGGTGTCGCTGTGGTCGGACTTCACGCGGCGTTTCGGATTACAGCGGATCATTTCCTCGACGAGGAGACCGCCGCAGAAGGGGGATTGCTGTCGGTTGTGGGAAatcagcaacaacaacaa
- the LOC111784844 gene encoding ankyrin repeat domain-containing protein 39-like, whose amino-acid sequence MAPDASDALAVRQIVQQFLNASRTGNIDLMKNLAARLDDGKGLSGTVADIKDANKRGALHFAAREGKTEVCKYLLEELKLDVDTRDEDGETPLIHAARQGHTDTARYLIESGANPAIASDLGATALHHSAGIGKFIF is encoded by the exons ATGGCTCCCGATGCTTCAGACGCTCTCGCAG TGAGGCAGATAGTTCAACAATTTCTCAACGCCTCTCGTACGGGAAACATTGATCTCATGAAGA ATTTGGCTGCTAGGCTTGATGATGGGAAGGGATTGTCGGGAACTGTGGCTGACATTAAGGATGCTAATAAGCGAGGAGCACTTCATTTCGCGGCAAGAGAAGGAAAGACTGAGGTCTGCAAGTATCTGCTAGAGGAATTGAAGCTCGACGTTGATACAAGAGATGAAGATG GTGAAACGCCACTTATTCATGCTGCTCGACAAGGACATACTGATACTGCAAGATACCTAATTGAGAGTGGTGCTAATCCTGCTATAGCAAGTGACTTGGGGGCCACAGCTCTTCATCATTCTGCAGGCATTGGTAAATTCATCTTTTaa
- the LOC111784847 gene encoding receptor-like protein kinase ANXUR2, whose protein sequence is MNVNTYVMFSLFFVLLGLFNGFHSVSVVASDQALLLNCGSNDEATDDNGRKWTSDSKFLDGKNTLAAPAGFQDPSMTSQVPYMEARVFTAVTAYKFLIKPGNRYWLRLHFYPSTYGPHDSASSYFTVVVNDLILVKNFSAYLTCQAFTQAYIVREFSLAASESESLSLTFTPVSGFAFVNGIELIQMPEIYGKARMVGVGDRIMDLAPSSMQTMVRLNVGGSYISPANDSGLSRAWYDDFPYLYGASEGVTVEASKSLVIHYRDMPKYIAPVELYRSLRSMGTLNGVNVNFNLTWLFPNIDPGFMYLVRLHFCDLYMSKPNQVVFDVFINNQTADVNGIDVIAWAGAAGVPKFRDYVVFSPEAPSMQQIQLALHPRLSDGPEYADAMLNGAEIFKLESGKNLAGKNPQPSAFRMKIESQTERNFEAKSNSAEVIGGAAGAAAVFVVIAICFAVYYRKNGRSRTDPHTTSWLPIYGNSHSTGSKSTVSGKSTASNLAQGLARHFSLPEILHATKNFSESNVIGVGGFGKVYKGVIDGGTKVAIKRSNPSSEQGVHEFLTEIDLLSKLRHKHLVSLIGFCDEDNEMCLVYDYMGLGTMREHLYKTNNKTRLSWKQRLEICIGAARGLHYLHTGGQYTIIHRDVKTTNILLDENWVAKVSDFGLSKTGPDMAHGHVSTVVKGSFGYLDPEYFRRQQLTEKSDIYSFGVVLFEVLCARPALNPSLPREQVSLAEWALHCKRKGVLEDLIDPHLKGKITPESLNKFADIAEKCLNDHGAERPSMGDVLWNLEFAFQLHESANGGGSSHSSRINDEDSHINENMAAHYNNLDLGNDQDSLQSSEQNSTAIFSQLLHPQGR, encoded by the coding sequence ATGAATGTCAATACCTATGTGatgttttctctcttcttcgtCTTGCTCGGGCTATTTAATGGCTTTCACTCTGTTTCTGTTGTGGCTTCCGATCAGGCATTGTTGTTGAATTGTGGTTCTAATGATGAGGCCACGGATGATAATGGCCGAAAATGGACCTCCGATTCCAAATTCCTCGACGGCAAAAATACCCTAGCCGCACCTGCTGGATTTCAAGATCCGTCCATGACTTCGCAGGTTCCGTACATGGAGGCTAGGGTGTTTACGGCAGTGACGGCTTATAAATTTCTGATCAAACCTGGTAATCGCTACTGGCTTCGACTCCATTTTTACCCTTCCACATACGGCCCTCATGATTCTGCAAGTTCTTATTTCACCGTCGTTGTGAATGATTTGATCCTTGTGAAGAATTTCAGTGCTTATCTCACATGTCAGGCCTTCACTCAGGCCTACATTGTTCGCGAATTTTCACTCGCGGCTTCCGAATCTGAATCCCTGAGTTTGACATTCACGCCTGTTTCTGGATTTGCCTTTGTTAATGGGATTGAATTGATTCAAATGCCGGAGATCTATGGGAAGGCTAGAATGGTGGGTGTAGGGGACCGCATCATGGATTTGGCCCCGTCGAGTATGCAGACGATGGTAAGATTGAATGTCGGCGGGAGCTATATTTCTCCAGCGAATGATTCCGGCCTGAGTAGAGCATGGTATGATGACTTTCCTTATCTTTATGGTGCTTCTGAGGGCGTTACAGTTGAAGCTTCCAAAAGTTTGGTGATTCATTATAGAGATATGCCGAAGTATATTGCACCTGTAGAACTTTACAGGTCATTGAGATCAATGGGTACATTAAATGGTGTGAATGTGAATTTCAATCTGACATGGTTGTTTCCTAATATTGATCCCGGGTTCATGTATCTTGTGAGGTTACATTTCTGTGATCTGTATATGAGTAAGCCAAATCAGGTGGTGTTTGATGTGTTCATTAACAATCAAACTGCAGATGTGAACGGGATCGATGTGATAGCTTGGGCAGGTGCCGCGGGGGTTCCTAAATTCAGGGATTATGTTGTGTTTTCTCCAGAAGCACCATCAATGCAACAGATTCAGCTGGCATTGCATCCTAGGCTGTCGGATGGGCCTGAATATGCGGATGCTATGTTGAATGGGGCCGAGATATTCAAGCTTGAATCCGGTAAGAACTTGGCAGGGAAGAACCCTCAACCCTCAGCCTTTAGGATGAAGATTGAGAGTCAAACagagagaaattttgaagcaaaGAGCAACAGTGCTGAAGTCATTGGTGGGGCTGCAGGGGCGGCTGCAGTTTTTGTTGTGATTGCAATTTGCTTTGCAGTTTACTATAGGAAGAACGGAAGGTCAAGGACTGATCCACATACAACTAGCTGGTTACCGATCTATGGGAACTCACATTCGACTGGGAGCAAATCAACGGTGTCGGGGAAGAGTACTGCAAGCAATTTGGCTCAAGGTTTGGCTCGGCATTTCTCGCTTCCAGAGATTTTACATGCTACCAAGAACTTTAGTGAATCTAATGTGATTGGGGTTGGAGGATTTGGGAAGGTGTACAAGGGAGTGATTGATGGAGGAACAAAAGTTGCTATTAAAAGGTCGAACCCGTCATCAGAACAAGGAGTTCACGAGTTCCTTACGGAAATCGATTTGCTTTCGAAGCTGAGACACAAGCACTTGGTATCCTTGATTGGTTTTTGTGATGAAGACAATGAGATGTGTTTAGTTTATGATTACATGGGTTTGGGAACTATGAGGGAGCATCTGTATAAGACCAACAACAAAACTCGTCTCTCATGGAAGCAAAGGCTGGAGATTTGTATTGGAGCAGCTAGAGGACTTCACTACCTTCACACAGGAGGGCAGTACACCATCATTCATAGAGATGTTAAAACTACCAACATTCTCTTGGATGAAAACTGGGTTGCAAAGGTTTCCGATTTCGGGCTCTCGAAAACTGGTCCGGACATGGCTCATGGTCATGTTAGCACGGTAGTTAAGGGTAGCTTTGGCTACTTAGATCCAGAGTACTTCCGGAGGCAACAACTGACTGAAAAATCTGATATCTATTCTTTTGGGGTTGTCCTGTTTGAAGTGTTGTGTGCAAGGCCTGCTCTAAATCCAAGCCTGCCAAGGGAACAGGTTAGTCTTGCGGAATGGGCGTTGCACTGCAAACGAAAAGGAGTTCTTGAGGATCTCATCGACCCTCACCTCAAAGGTAAAATCACCCCTGAAAGCTTGAACAAGTTTGCAGATATAGCTGAGAAATGCCTGAATGATCATGGAGCCGAGCGACCGTCTATGGGCGATGTATTGTGGAACCTTGAATTTGCTTTCCAACTTCATGAAAGTGCCAATGGCGGTGGCTCGAGTCATAGTTCGAGGATAAATGATGAAGATAGCCACATAAACGAAAACATGGCTGCACATTACAACAACCTCGACCTTGGAAATGACCAAGACTCACTTCAATCCAGTGAACAAAATAGTACTGCAATCTTCTCTCAACTTCTCCATCCACAAGGACGATAA
- the LOC111784857 gene encoding histone H1-like, translating to MSSAADPVASSDAPATVAVVAQPAENDSKSKKAAASKASKAKKPSGAKRTRSSPTHPPFFEMISEAIVSLKERTGSSQYAITKFSEEKHKQLPSNFRKLLLVHLKKLVAADKLVKVKNSYKLPSARSKAAAAPVVAKKPASSKLKAAVSVKKAAVAKPKAKTAVKPKPKVVAKPKAAAKSKVVAKPKAVAPAKRKAAEKVKKVAPKPKPAAKPAKVAKTLSRTSPGKKAAPAAKAKKVAAKKPKTVKSPARKVQARKVKK from the exons ATGTCTTCCGCCGCTGATCCTGTTGCCTCCTCCGATGCTCCCGCCACCGTGGCTGTCGTGGCGCAGCCAGCGGAGAACGATTCGAAGTCGAAGAAAGCTGCGGCTTCTAAAGCTTCGAAGGCTAAGAAACCATCTGGTGCGAAGAGGACCAGATCTTCGCCGACTCATCCTCCTTTCTTTGAG ATGATTAGCGAAGCGATTGTGTCGCTGAAGGAGAGGACCGGCTCGAGTCAGTACGCCATTACGAAATTCAGCGAAGAGAAGCACAAACAATTGCCGTCCAATTTCAGGAAGCTCTTGCTCGTTCATCTGAAGAAGCTAGTCGCCGCTGATAAACTCGTTAAGGTCAAGAACTCCTACAAACTTCCATCAGCGCGCTCGAAAGCTGCAGCAGCGCCAGTTGTCGCCAAGAAGCCAGCAAGCTCTAAACTCAAGGCGGCTGTAAGCGTAAAGAAGGCCGCCGTCGCTAAACCGAAGGCTAAAACTGCTGTGAAACCTAAGCCAAAGGTCGTTGCGAAGCCAAAGGCAGCCGCTAAATCGAAGGTCGTCGCGAAACCAAAGGCCGTCGCTCCAGCCAAGCGTAAGGCGGCAGAAAAGGTTAAGAAGGTCGCTCCGAAGCCTAAGCCTGCTGCTAAGCCAGCTAAAGTTGCGAAAACACTGTCACGAACTTCGCCAGGAAAGAAAGCTGCACCGGCGGCGAAGGCGAAGAAGGTAGCGGCGAAGAAGCCAAAGACTGTAAAGTCTCCGGCGAGGAAAGTCCAGGCAAGGAAAGTCAAGAAATGA